In the genome of Podospora pseudocomata strain CBS 415.72m chromosome 7, whole genome shotgun sequence, the window ATGGCGGTAGTACTCTCTTGCGGGAAAGTTGCCGCTGTCTTTGAGTTGAGACATTAGCTGGGCTGCATCCTCGAAGCACTCCCTGTCACTGGCGCTGTCCTCGTGATCGAGAAGACTGGACACGGCGAGGACGGTGAGTGCTGAGAATAGGCTCTGTGTCAGGTCGTGGTACAAGGCCGGAAAAGCACCGTTGACCCAGCTTTCAGACAGGATGCGGTAGGAATGACGGGCACATCGAATACAGGTGTCGATGAGTGTCTTGGCGGAGGCGGGAatcggctttggtggtgagctgccGGCGTGGAGACGCAGACCGTAGAGGAGGATTGGACGGGTGGCTACGATGATGGTCTGTAAAACACGGGGTCGGTCTAAGTAAGGTACCTCCACAGTACTGGAGAGAGAAGCACTTACCGCATTGAGTTTCAGGTGCAAGGAAAGCATGTCATAATTTGGGTAGGAAGATGTCGTGGTGCTAGTGGTGACCATGTGTAAAGCCGGTGGCAGTTCCTCCACCCAAGCCTTTAGCTCTTTCAGCCGTTGCTGCACCTTTGTAAAGAGATCGGCTGGTTGATCCTTTCCGCCGTAGATGGACTGTACGACCTTCATAGAGATGGTAGCCAACTTGGCGTATGCGATGTAGTACCCGGCGTCGCTAAAGTCTCCGTTGGTCGGGGCGTCCTTTTCCACCAGCTTGTTGGACGGCATGTCCACCCTGATATCTTCGTCCTGGATCGAAGGGAGACAGCCAAGGGTAGCCGCCCATGACCGATCCAGGATGTAAGCCGTCCACCATACTCTGACTCGGTGTTCACGAAGAACAGGATCTGGAAGTTGCGTCGGGGGTATGTTGAGATGAAGACCCAAGAGAACAGCCATCCGGACGGCGCTGCCTGCAAAGGTATAGGAGGCATAAATGCGGTTGAGTGTGAATGAGTAGACTGACTGATCATAGCACCAGTCTGTTAGCGCTGTAGGCCGTTCTCAAAGTGTATGAGCCTACCAATATCAGACGTATCTCGATAAAGTCCATGGTCGGGTGTTCTCCAAGATAGCTCAGGACTTTTGACGCTTGTGCAAAATGCCCCAAGCCAGGGAACACCTGACCCGGAGGAACGAATCTAGAGGAACACAGCTCGCCAAGAGCAAAGAGTGCCCTCAGCTTGCCAGCCATGATCGGATCCCTCCAGTTTGGATCGGTAAGGCTGTTTTCCAACGCTCGCAACACCTCACCTGGACGCACAATATACAGACATCTGCTCGCGTGCATCAATGCGACGTTCATGATCAGACGGGCGCGGGAGGGTTTCGGCCAAGGCCAGGGTGTCTCGGCCAACGACATGATGGTGTCATCACCAGCGTACTCGTTATGTGGAACATGGGAGAATTGAAGGTCACTCGGATCTGAAAGAGCCTGTCTGAACCTCGTTGCAAATGCTGTGTCGGCCGCCTCGTTGATTGGTTTCGGTGTCTGGGGAAGATCGATGTCCAGGAACCACGGCTGCGCATCAGTCGAGCCATGAAGGACAGTTGTTGAATCCGGGACAGCGAAGGGCCCAGTTGAGCCGCGATCCCGGCTGGGGCCTTGCTCTTCCTGAGCTGCCGATGGTGTACTGACGCTGGATTCACCGCCACTAGGTGGGACTTCTGCTCTATGTGCAAGTTGAGCGCGCAGCCGCTTGTTCTCACCTTCGAGTTGCTTGATATATCTAGACCGAGATGTAAGCCCGGTTGCTGGTTGAAAAGTTGCATCAAGGGTTGGGATTGCCAGCAAACCTTTCATCGACCCGGACTCGTCTATTTCGATTAGGATAGATGCACTCTAACTCTGACTTCTTGCAGTTTGTGCAGGGCTGTTCACCGGAGCATTTGACCTTCCGAGAATGGCAGCGATGGCATCTGGAGATGTGATATCAGTGGAAAGGTCGAAAAAGGGGCACAATAAGGGGCGGGGGGGCTGACGCTGTTGACTTGATCTTCGGAGCTAAGGTCCCGTCATTCTCTCGGTCACCCATTTTCTCTCTGTACCTGTATCCAACACGGCATTTGGTCGATCGTTGTCATGTGCTGGCCCGATGCTATCTTCATCTCGGCGCGGGCCTGAGTGCAGCATCCGATGCTCGGAGCCGACAGTGACAGGGCACGTCCCGCCGTGGATCCAGTTCTCGACTTGTTGGCAAGTTGAGTCAGACAGTATCCGTAAACTTGGGCCTTGAAAGTAGGGCTTATCGGTAGCCTCCCAGCGTGTTATCGCCTGTGGTCTAGGCCTGGGCCCTGGCTCGTTTGGCTGCAGTGAGAACGACGGTGTGTTTTGACCGTCTCCACCACATCGGCAAAAGAACTTTTGCCGACCACGCTGTTTTCGGCAAGGGTGCTGTGGCCGAGCACTTCACGAACTTCAATATCACTCGGCACACTGCAAGTATGCCGAATTATGGATAACGGTGAGAAAATGTTGCATGAACACTACGGCAAAAGGCCTGTAAAAAATTCGTAAGAAAGAAGCACTCATCATATGTCCCAAGGTCGACGAGATGAGCTCGGTAATGACGTGTTCAGACATTGACGTTCCAAAGGAACTGTATTTAAAGTCTTGAACCACCGTTGATCGTGATGACTCTCTTGCCACAGTTTTGTATCATCATCTAGTCTTTTCTCTACATACGGGGCACCAGGCTCGTCAACCTTCACCATGCCCTCGTCTCTTTCTGATAGCAGTGAGCTTGGCATCACCAAGCACGCCGAACACGGTGGGTGCGCCGTCAAGGTCAACACTGCTCCATACGTTAACCCTACCAAAGAATCACAATCCTCCCTTCTCAAAAGATTTGTCAGAAGCAATCGGTGGACGCCACCATGGTGTCGCCAACAACAAGGGCGGGAATTTAGATACAATTCTGGTATTGTCTTGCTATCCGCCTTCGCCAGCGCCGTGGCGGCCGCCAACTTGTACTACACCTATCCTGTCCTCAACAAAGCCGCCGACGATTTTGGTGTCAGCTATGAAAAGGCCGCTCTCATTCCCCAGCTGTTACAGGGCGGGTACGGCCTCGGCATCCTATTCCTCTGCCCCCTCGGGGACGTGTTTCGACTCCGgcccctcatcatcactctgaCCCTTGCAACCACTTGCACTTGGCTCGGGTTGTGTTTAAGCTCCAACTTTGagctcttcaccaccctgaGCTTCCTGACTGGCTTTGTGACGGTGAGCCCTCAAATTCTACTCCCACTCATTGGCACACTCGCGCCACCGGCACAACGAGCCACGGCTGTCTCCCTCGTCTTGGCcggcatgatgatgggcctGGCAGTCCCTCGTGTCATCGCTGGCATCGTCACGCAATATACGCCCTGGCGTAACATCTACTGGGTTGCTCTCGGCCTCCAGTGCATCCTTGTTGCCCTGATGTGGCTTTTCTTCCCCGACTATCCACGACCagaccccaacaacacccagaCCTTCTCCCGCAAATACATGAATATTCTGGGGAGCATCATCCGCATGATGGTCACACAACCGATTCTGGCCTACGGCTGTCTTGTGACCTTCCTGGTCAACGCTGTTCAGGCATCCTTCTGGACAACTCTGACAGCCCACCTCGCCGGCCCACCCTTCCACTTTGGACCCCTCAACATTGGCCTCTTTTCCATGATCGGCAtcggcaccaccatcctgATCCCTGTGTACGCTCATTTCGTGATTGAACGGTTTGCGCCTTGGTTTTCGACCATCAACGGACTGTTGCTGACCATCGTGACGGTTGCCTTGGACTGCTACACCGAGAATGTGCTGAAGATCGGGGGACCTATACTGCAGGCATTGGGCGTCGACTTTGGGGTACAGTTGGGAAGTGTGGCCTATCGAGCGGCTGTGTACAAGGAGCTGCCGGCCAATCGGGCCAACGTTATTTTTACCGCCTGCGCATTCATCGGACAGCTGGTTGGTACCAGCATCGGGAACACTGTATATGCCAGGAGCGGTTGGTCAAATGTTGGAATTTTCCACATTGGGTTTGCTTTGGTGACGATGGGGGTTATATTTTTGAGGGGgccaaaggaaaaggggtggtttggatGGACAGGGGGAGCTGGGCTGCGGTTGGAAAATGGTGGTTCGAAacaaaaggaggagggttctGAGTCGGATGACAATTTGGCAAAAGTCTGATGCTGTTTTGATTGTATGATGGTTTAGATAAAAGTTTTTGGGTGTCTTTGGGGTCTTTGGGGTCTTTGGCGGGTTTATAATGATAATGAAGAAGGCGGTGAAAAGTAATGGGTTAGGGTGAAAAACGTCCAGGATTTCCATGTTCACGAAGGCGCAGGAAGTGATTGGTTACAGTTTGACGAGCTCCAGGGTGCCTATGAAGACTGTGTAATTTCTGGGGGTGGAATTAGGCACCTTGGGCGGATCCTCAAAGAAGTGTTATCAGACTTGATCTGGCAAGCCAGGCCCAATGTGGAGGCAAGGAGTCAAGTGGTCAATGTAGCCATGGTTGGAGGCTTGCAAGACAAGGAGCAAAGGCGAGCAATTAGGGTAACAGTATAGTTGTAGCCACGGCCAATCTACACTATACTGCACCTGGGGGCTCTGTTATGATTATTGTCCAACTTTGTGCATGTTAGTGTACCTGGGTAGGGCACTCCATGCTCCGACTTCCCAGCCCTTATTCCTTCTTTGCGGGGTCGGGATGGGGACCGAAAAGGAATGGTAAGGTAAGGTACGTATCCATCATACtagcagcagccaacaacaTGAAACCAAGACGCGATGCTACACCACACCTCCAGGGTTACACGAAACACCCTACTGTATACTCAGATGGGCAAtatcttttttcttcagcaTTTTCATGTGACATGATGGTGTGCTAAAGATCCTTCCGTCCTGTCACCAACTGCACTGCTAGTAGCCATGGATAACCTTGGAGTGTTGGGTGAATGCAACCTTCAACCAACAAACACTCACCTGGTGTGTGAATACCGCGTATGGGAATTAGCCATCCGGTCTCCATAATGGTTATAACTTTCGATACTGCCACCAACAAAATTTAGTCAACTCTTGGTATACCCAGTTCATTAGCCTTGCATGATCAAGCGTGA includes:
- a CDS encoding hypothetical protein (COG:L; EggNog:ENOG503P0MY) → MGDRENDGTLAPKIKSTACHRCHSRKVKCSGEQPCTNCKKSELECIYPNRNRRVRVDERYIKQLEGENKRLRAQLAHRAEVPPSGGESSVSTPSAAQEEQGPSRDRGSTGPFAVPDSTTVLHGSTDAQPWFLDIDLPQTPKPINEAADTAFATRFRQALSDPSDLQFSHVPHNEYAGDDTIMSLAETPWPWPKPSRARLIMNVALMHASRCLYIVRPGEVLRALENSLTDPNWRDPIMAGKLRALFALGELCSSRFVPPGQVFPGLGHFAQASKVLSYLGEHPTMDFIEIRLILSVYSFTLNRIYASYTFAGSAVRMAVLLGLHLNIPPTQLPDPVLREHRVRVWWTAYILDRSWAATLGCLPSIQDEDIRVDMPSNKLVEKDAPTNGDFSDAGYYIAYAKLATISMKVVQSIYGGKDQPADLFTKVQQRLKELKAWVEELPPALHMVTTSTTTSSYPNYDMLSLHLKLNAVSASLSSTVEVPYLDRPRVLQTIIVATRPILLYGLRLHAGSSPPKPIPASAKTLIDTCIRCARHSYRILSESWVNGAFPALYHDLTQSLFSALTVLAVSSLLDHEDSASDRECFEDAAQLMSQLKDSGNFPAREYYRHVKLMMETIKKTEEKNSRADMAGPNNDVNAYMGHGAPGHFGVPHAEDRDQMPDMGGLEVTAEVALAEPSLEEFLMQPAMGMQFLEDPSSSDLLFQQGGGIYWPEFHF
- a CDS encoding hypothetical protein (COG:S; EggNog:ENOG503NXIJ) yields the protein MPSSLSDSSELGITKHAEHGGCAVKVNTAPYVNPTKESQSSLLKRFVRSNRWTPPWCRQQQGREFRYNSGIVLLSAFASAVAAANLYYTYPVLNKAADDFGVSYEKAALIPQLLQGGYGLGILFLCPLGDVFRLRPLIITLTLATTCTWLGLCLSSNFELFTTLSFLTGFVTVSPQILLPLIGTLAPPAQRATAVSLVLAGMMMGLAVPRVIAGIVTQYTPWRNIYWVALGLQCILVALMWLFFPDYPRPDPNNTQTFSRKYMNILGSIIRMMVTQPILAYGCLVTFLVNAVQASFWTTLTAHLAGPPFHFGPLNIGLFSMIGIGTTILIPVYAHFVIERFAPWFSTINGLLLTIVTVALDCYTENVLKIGGPILQALGVDFGVQLGSVAYRAAVYKELPANRANVIFTACAFIGQLVGTSIGNTVYARSGWSNVGIFHIGFALVTMGVIFLRGPKEKGWFGWTGGAGLRLENGGSKQKEEGSESDDNLAKDFHVHEGAGSDWLQFDELQGAYEDCVISGGGIRHLGRILKEVLSDLIWQARPNVEARSQVVNVAMVGGLQDKEQRRAIRVTV